One genomic window of Quercus robur chromosome 6, dhQueRobu3.1, whole genome shotgun sequence includes the following:
- the LOC126688842 gene encoding hydroxyproline O-galactosyltransferase GALT3 isoform X1: MKKWSGGMCIMALAVILVLRYSLIGIQPQKQSAYDFFRNHPTSDSQMRDSGTIKSSKMEVKKVSKPLKKPPLKDIEGLSDLYASKNISEEESKALLVWAHMRMLLSRNDTFPETADGVKEASIAWKYLLSTIEKEKASKFSNSNNSDDKNCPYSVSTLDKTAMSDGVILELPCGLVGDSSITLVGIPNGQNGSFQIELVGSQLSREPTPPINLHFNVSLPGDNMTEEPFIVQNTWTSEAGWGKEERCPAHGSANLIKVDGLVLCNEQIARGTVEDNLNVSHPTSDMFTNVSRESAHGSVSFPFVEGNPFTATLWVGLEGFHMTVNGRHETSFAYREKLEPWSVNRVKVAGGLDLLSALAKGLPVSEDNDLVVEVEHLKAPSVSRKRLILLIGIFSSGNNFERRMALRRSWMQYEAVRSGDVAVRFFIGLHKNNQVNYELWREAQAYGDIQLMPFVDYYSLIALKTVAICIFGTKILPAKFIMKTDDDAFVRIDEVLSSLKRKAPNGLLYGLISFESAPHRDKDSKWYISTEEWPPASYPPWAHGPGYIISRDIAKFIVRGHHERELKLFKLEDVAMGIWIEQFKKSGQEVHYINDDRFHNAGCEPNYVLAHYQGPRKVLCLWETLHKEHQALCCE; this comes from the exons atgaaGAAGTGGTCTGGAGGCATGTGTATCATGGCTCTTGCGGTGATCTTGGTTCTCCGTTACAGCCTTATAGGAATCCAGCCACAGAAGCAGTCAGCATATGATTTCTTTAGAAACCATCCAACCAGTGATTCTCAAATGAGGGACAGTGGCACCATTAAGTCTTCTAAAATGGAAGTGAAAAAAGTATCAAAGCCGTTAAAAAAGCCCCCTCTTAAAGATATTGAAGGACTCAGTGATCTGTAtgcttctaaaaatatttctgaGGAAGAATCAAAGGCCCTGCTTGTATGGGCTCACATGCGTATGCTACTTTCCAGGAATGACACTTTTCCTGAAACAGCTGATGGAGTCAAAGAGGCTTCCATAGCATGGAAATATTTACTCTCCACAATTGAGAAGGAAAAAGCCTCTAAGTTTAGCAACAGTAACAACTCCGACGATAAAAATTGTCCTTACTCTGTTAGTACACTTGATAAGACAGCAATGAGTGATGGAGTCATTCTTGAGCTCCCTTGTGGTCTAGTTGGGGATTCTTCAATTACTTTAGTTGGCATTCCCAATGGACAAAATGGAAGCTTTCAAATTGAACTCGTAGGATCACAACTTTCTAGGGAGCCAACACCTCCTATTAACTTGCATTTCAATGTCAGTCTTCCTGGAGATAATATGACAGAGGAGCCATTTATAGTTCAGAATACATGGACTAGTGAAGCTGGTTGGGGCAAAGAGGAAAGATGTCCTGCTCATGGTTCTGCTAACCTCATCAAAG TTGATGGACTTGTTCTTTGCAATGAACAAATTGCCAGGGGCACTGTGGAAGATAATCTGAATGTGAGTCATCCTACAAGTGACATGTTTACAAATGTTTCCAGGGAAAGTGCCCATGGAAGTGTGAGTTTCCCATTTGTTGAAGGGAATCCCTTCACTGCCACATTGTGGGTTGGTCTGGAGGGCTTTCATATGACTGTAAATGGAAGGCATGAAACGTCTTTTGCATATAGGGAG AAACTTGAACCATGGTCAGTTAACAGAGTCAAAGTGGCGGGTGGTTTGGATCTCTTATCTGCCTTGGCTAAAGGCTTACCTGTTTCTGAAGATAATGATTTGGTTGTTGAAGTAGAGCACCTCAAAGCTCCATCAGTTTCAAGAAAACGACTTATATTGTTGATTGGGATTTTCTCTTCGGGAAATAATTTTGAGCGTCGTATGGCACTGAGGAGGTCTTGGATGCAATATGAGGCTGTTCGCTCTGGGGATGTAGCTGTCCGATTTTTCATTGGCCTT CACAAGAACAACCAAGTCAATTATGAGCTATGGAGAGAAGCTCAAGCATATGGGGATATCCAGTTGATGCCCTTTGTTGATTATTACAGCTTGATCGCTTTGAAAACAGTTGCAATTTGCATCTTTGGG ACCAAAATCCTCCCTGCCAAATTTATCATGAAAACAGATGATGATGCTTTTGTTAGGATTGATGAAGTTCTCTCTAGCCTCAAGAGAAAGGCACCTAATGGACTCTTGTATGGTCTTATTTCTTTCGAATCAGCACCCCATAGGGATAAAGACAGCAAATGGTATATAAGCACTGAG GAATGGCCACCTGCTTCATATCCACCATGGGCCCATGGTCCAGGATACATTATCTCTCGGGACATTGCAAAATTCATCGTTCGTGGTCACCATGAAAGAGAGCTTAAG CTTTTTAAACTAGAAGATGTTGCAATGGGCATATGGATTGAACAATTCAAGAAAAGTGGCCAAGAAGTGCATTACATCAATGATGATAGGTTTCACAATGCTGGATGTGAACCAAATTATGTTCTGGCCCATTATCAAGGCCCGAGGAAGGTGCTATGCCTTTGGGAGACGCTGCACAAAGAGCACCAGGCCCTTTGCTGTGAGTAA
- the LOC126688842 gene encoding hydroxyproline O-galactosyltransferase GALT3 isoform X2, which yields MKKWSGGMCIMALAVILVLRYSLIGIQPQKQSAYDFFRNHPTSDSQMRDSGTIKSSKMEVKKVSKPLKKPPLKDIEGLSDLYASKNISEEESKALLVWAHMRMLLSRNDTFPETADGVKEASIAWKYLLSTIEKEKASKFSNSNNSDDKNCPYSVSTLDKTAMSDGVILELPCGLVGDSSITLVGIPNGQNGSFQIELVGSQLSREPTPPINLHFNVSLPGDNMTEEPFIVQNTWTSEAGWGKEERCPAHGSANLIKVDGLVLCNEQIARGTVEDNLNVSHPTSDMFTNVSRESAHGSVSFPFVEGNPFTATLWVGLEGFHMTVNGRHETSFAYREKLEPWSVNRVKVAGGLDLLSALAKGLPVSEDNDLVVEVEHLKAPSVSRKRLILLIGIFSSGNNFERRMALRRSWMQYEAVRSGDVAVRFFIGLHKNNQVNYELWREAQAYGDIQLMPFVDYYSLIALKTVAICIFGTKILPAKFIMKTDDDAFVRIDEVLSSLKRKAPNGLLYGLISFESAPHRDKDSKWNGHLLHIHHGPMVQDTLSLGTLQNSSFVVTMKESLSFLN from the exons atgaaGAAGTGGTCTGGAGGCATGTGTATCATGGCTCTTGCGGTGATCTTGGTTCTCCGTTACAGCCTTATAGGAATCCAGCCACAGAAGCAGTCAGCATATGATTTCTTTAGAAACCATCCAACCAGTGATTCTCAAATGAGGGACAGTGGCACCATTAAGTCTTCTAAAATGGAAGTGAAAAAAGTATCAAAGCCGTTAAAAAAGCCCCCTCTTAAAGATATTGAAGGACTCAGTGATCTGTAtgcttctaaaaatatttctgaGGAAGAATCAAAGGCCCTGCTTGTATGGGCTCACATGCGTATGCTACTTTCCAGGAATGACACTTTTCCTGAAACAGCTGATGGAGTCAAAGAGGCTTCCATAGCATGGAAATATTTACTCTCCACAATTGAGAAGGAAAAAGCCTCTAAGTTTAGCAACAGTAACAACTCCGACGATAAAAATTGTCCTTACTCTGTTAGTACACTTGATAAGACAGCAATGAGTGATGGAGTCATTCTTGAGCTCCCTTGTGGTCTAGTTGGGGATTCTTCAATTACTTTAGTTGGCATTCCCAATGGACAAAATGGAAGCTTTCAAATTGAACTCGTAGGATCACAACTTTCTAGGGAGCCAACACCTCCTATTAACTTGCATTTCAATGTCAGTCTTCCTGGAGATAATATGACAGAGGAGCCATTTATAGTTCAGAATACATGGACTAGTGAAGCTGGTTGGGGCAAAGAGGAAAGATGTCCTGCTCATGGTTCTGCTAACCTCATCAAAG TTGATGGACTTGTTCTTTGCAATGAACAAATTGCCAGGGGCACTGTGGAAGATAATCTGAATGTGAGTCATCCTACAAGTGACATGTTTACAAATGTTTCCAGGGAAAGTGCCCATGGAAGTGTGAGTTTCCCATTTGTTGAAGGGAATCCCTTCACTGCCACATTGTGGGTTGGTCTGGAGGGCTTTCATATGACTGTAAATGGAAGGCATGAAACGTCTTTTGCATATAGGGAG AAACTTGAACCATGGTCAGTTAACAGAGTCAAAGTGGCGGGTGGTTTGGATCTCTTATCTGCCTTGGCTAAAGGCTTACCTGTTTCTGAAGATAATGATTTGGTTGTTGAAGTAGAGCACCTCAAAGCTCCATCAGTTTCAAGAAAACGACTTATATTGTTGATTGGGATTTTCTCTTCGGGAAATAATTTTGAGCGTCGTATGGCACTGAGGAGGTCTTGGATGCAATATGAGGCTGTTCGCTCTGGGGATGTAGCTGTCCGATTTTTCATTGGCCTT CACAAGAACAACCAAGTCAATTATGAGCTATGGAGAGAAGCTCAAGCATATGGGGATATCCAGTTGATGCCCTTTGTTGATTATTACAGCTTGATCGCTTTGAAAACAGTTGCAATTTGCATCTTTGGG ACCAAAATCCTCCCTGCCAAATTTATCATGAAAACAGATGATGATGCTTTTGTTAGGATTGATGAAGTTCTCTCTAGCCTCAAGAGAAAGGCACCTAATGGACTCTTGTATGGTCTTATTTCTTTCGAATCAGCACCCCATAGGGATAAAGACAGCAAATG GAATGGCCACCTGCTTCATATCCACCATGGGCCCATGGTCCAGGATACATTATCTCTCGGGACATTGCAAAATTCATCGTTCGTGGTCACCATGAAAGAGAGCTTAAG CTTTTTAAACTAG